GCAGCACGGTGACGATGCCGTAGAGCGGGGCGCTGTTCGGCGCGTCCGTCGAGAAGGGGATGAAGAGCAGGAAGGCGACGCCCATCAGCACCAGACCGATCGCGAACTTCAACGGCGAGCTCGGCTGGCGCGCCCCGAGTTTCGTCCACATCGCCGCGAAGACGGCCGCGAAGACGATGATGAAGATCGGGTTGATCGACTGCACGAAGCTCGGGGGCATGGTCCAGCCGAAGATCGTGCGGTCCAGTCGCTGCTCGGAGTAGATCGCGACGACGGTGAACTGTTGCTGGAAGAGCGCCCAGAACGCGGCCGAGGCGATGAAGAGCGGGATGAACGCCGTGACCCGACGACGCTCGATGGCGGTCACCCGGGGACTGGTCAGGAGCAGGGCGAAGTAGCCGATGGCGGCGACGATGGCGGACCCGGCGATGACCGTGTCGAGGTTGGTCGCGTTGACCAGGCCCGTGACCAGGAGGGCGACGATGACGACGAGCGCAGCGGCGCCGATGCCGAGCCACTTGCCGCGTTCGCTGCCCGGCAGGGGGTTGGGGATGTCGTGTGCCTCGGTCGGCAGATTCTTGCGGGTCAGCCCGTACTGGATCAGCCCGATGGCCATCCCGACGGCGGCAGCGGCGAAGCCGACGTGGAAGCCCCAGGACGTCTGGAGCCATCCGGTGACCAGCGGGCCGATGAGGCCACCGATGTTGATGCCCATGTAGAAGATCGAGAAGCCGGCGTCCCGCCTGTCGTCCCCCTCGGCGTAGAGCGTGCCGACGAGCGCAGTCGCAGTGGCCTTCAGCCCACCGGAGCCGACCGCCACGAGGACGAGCCCCACGGCGAGGCCGGCCGCGCCGGGCAGCACGGCGAGCGAGACG
The DNA window shown above is from Janibacter sp. A1S7 and carries:
- a CDS encoding peptide MFS transporter; the protein is MSSSSDVDVRPDDRSFLGQPRMLANLFSVELWERFSFYGMQGILLYYMYFSVADGGLGIDQAVATGLVGAYGGAVYLSTILGAWLADRVLGSERVLFYSAIMIMFGHVSLAVLPGAAGLAVGLVLVAVGSGGLKATATALVGTLYAEGDDRRDAGFSIFYMGINIGGLIGPLVTGWLQTSWGFHVGFAAAAVGMAIGLIQYGLTRKNLPTEAHDIPNPLPGSERGKWLGIGAAALVVIVALLVTGLVNATNLDTVIAGSAIVAAIGYFALLLTSPRVTAIERRRVTAFIPLFIASAAFWALFQQQFTVVAIYSEQRLDRTIFGWTMPPSFVQSINPIFIIVFAAVFAAMWTKLGARQPSSPLKFAIGLVLMGVAFLLFIPFSTDAPNSAPLYGIVTVLLFFTWAELSLSPVGLSVATKLAPAAFRAQMVALFFLSVSLGTTLAGVLAGYYDPNDEVGYFTFSGVTAIVLGLALAAATPSVKKLMSGVH